The following proteins are encoded in a genomic region of Struthio camelus isolate bStrCam1 chromosome 3, bStrCam1.hap1, whole genome shotgun sequence:
- the SAYSD1 gene encoding SAYSvFN domain-containing protein 1 isoform X1 — MSAAVERRLAQFRAARGSGSRAAATITTAAPLSAAPEAAEGPRAAAVAGQAPGGGGPLAAAPWARVLKVLLWAVLLALSAELGLALPFGLLSGLYWMHAATRGPAERRRGELSAYSVFNPGCAAIPGTLTAAQLERELLYRPAAGSAG, encoded by the exons ATGTCGGCCGCCGTGGAGCGGCGGTTGGCGCAGTTCCGCGCCGCccgcggcagcggcagccgcgccgccgccaccatcACCACCGCTGCGCCGCTTTCCGCGGCGCCAGAGGCCGCCGAGGGAccgcgggccgccgccgtcgccgggcAG gcgccgggcggcggcgggccgttggcggcggcgccGTGGGCGCGGGTGCTGAAGGTGCTGCTGTGGGCCGTGCTGCTGGCGCTATCGGCCGAGCTGGGGCTGGCGTTGCCCTTCGGTCTCCTCTCCGGCCTCTACTGGATGCACGCCGCcacccgcggccccgccgagcggcggcgcggcgagcTCAGCGCCTACTCCGTCTTCAACCCCGGCTGCGCCGCCATCCCCGGGACGCTGACGGCCGCGCAGCTGGAGCGGGAGCTGCTCTACCGGCCCGCCGCCGGCAG CGCTGGCTAG
- the SAYSD1 gene encoding SAYSvFN domain-containing protein 1 isoform X2, with protein MSAAVERRLAQFRAARGSGSRAAATITTAAPLSAAPEAAEGPRAAAVAGQLSLKRAFKNVRHTTCCSCRSSGCCSSPTQKTVDADKANWHKPQCLSYLIIDETVKNCNHQPLKSRKRQNSSEQNRTVPLLS; from the exons ATGTCGGCCGCCGTGGAGCGGCGGTTGGCGCAGTTCCGCGCCGCccgcggcagcggcagccgcgccgccgccaccatcACCACCGCTGCGCCGCTTTCCGCGGCGCCAGAGGCCGCCGAGGGAccgcgggccgccgccgtcgccgggcAG ttaagcTTAAAAAGAGCATTCAAGAATGTGCGCCACACTACCTGCTGCAGTTGTAGATCTTCAGGATGCTGTTCCTCACCTACCCAGAAAACAG TGGATGCTGATAAGGCAAACTGGCACAAGCCCCAGTGTCTCTCTTACCTCATTATTGATGAAACAGTAAAGAATTGCAACCATCAGCCCCTGAAATCAAGAAAACGACAGAACAGCAGTGAGCAGAACAGAACAGTTCCCCTACTTAGCTAA